A stretch of DNA from Pseudoliparis swirei isolate HS2019 ecotype Mariana Trench chromosome 5, NWPU_hadal_v1, whole genome shotgun sequence:
GTCATCATTCCACCTCTGGAGTTCTGAGTTACGCGTTATGCATAATGCTTTTGTTTTACTTAAAATGTAGTTATCTGAACAATTGTGAGAATTGTGTGGCCCTAGTCCCAAGGTTCATATTCAAGGTGGTTTGTTGAATGCCTGGACCGGTGTTTTCCATTGTCTGTCTGTGCAGAAGCTTAATACAGAAACAGTTTGTTCCCCTTGTGCACCCGAAATAAACTCAGTTGTCCCAGTGTATGTCATGCTggaaatctgtgtgtgtgtgtgtgtgtgtgtgtgtgtgtcgggtgaTGCATCATGGTATCCTAGAGCAGAGGGGTTTAACTTAAGCTCGGGTTACGTTTACAGATCCAAGCAATAAGGCTACGTGCAGCCAGAGTAATGCacaacatcaaacacacatacagtttCTTCACTACCTCTGTAGAATGCTTTGTGTCTTTCTAGGTATAGCTTTTCATTGTAGGAGTCTTCAACATGTGGACTTTAAGTTGTTTTTGTACTTCTGATATATACTCAAGAGTACTGAAGAGTGACTGAACAAATATAGATTAGTAGAACTATTTATTGTCACTTATAGTTTCCTCCACTGAGAATGTATagcaccaaatatatatatgtgcacttGTTCTGCACATGTTTAGCATGGTTGTTTCCCAGGAAGTTAAGAGGAAATATGTGTCATTTTTACCACCTGCTAAATTGACTGAGGGTCGTTTCTACTGAGTGCACAGAATTAATAGTGTCGACATATTTTTCTTCTGTGTCAGAAAAGGACTGAATGTTTCTCGAAGAGCAACAGGGAAGGTGATTCCACAGCTCACTACAGTAACACATCTAGAGTTGTGACCTGTTGTGGAGATGGTGACACTCGGTGTAACCTGActccacaaggacacacacacacacacacacacatgcacacaagtgGTGTTCAATGTCACTTGAAGTTGAGAAAGCGTGGAGGGTGGTAGGAAAGTGTGGCAGCAGATCAGATAGTTAAGGCAAGACTGGCCACAGGGACGGTTCCATGACAACACGACTCAGGAAGAAGGATGTATGAAAACTGACCAACTTTACTCATTGTAAAAAGACAATCTTAGAAGACAATAACTAACTATATATCTGAATACCTAACTAATTAAACCTGTATGTTAATTAATCCCGTGCTGTTTTCACACCTCCAGGATTTGTTGATGTAGCCTTTACTCTTCATTTAGGGGATTGTGTTTGATCAGAAAGTCATTGGAAGACTGGACATGGTGGGTCTAGTTGGCAAGCCACTGAGTAAATGTCTTTAACATATTGAAACTGAAGTATGAACTATTGTGATTATTATCCTTATTAGTAACACTTGTCAAATCAAAGGTATTGTACTTATTTGTCTCTTTTCTCTgcttctgaccactcaaagtgctttaacactacatgccatcattcacccattGAATGACAGGGGCTACCATGCAAGATGCCCcctgcacacctgcacacccTAACTAACATGCATACACCGCAGGCTCAGCTTgcaggagcaatttggggttaagtgacTTGCCCagactagcggagccggggatcggaTCGCcgttcctctgattgaaggacgaccccgcTGCACCACCGAGCCACAGGCGCCCTTAACTTAGACGGAGGGAGATGTGGATGAAGGAGAAAGTAAAATAGACAGATGCCTTAATATTGCGAAGACACATCTTTTTAAAGCGCTGTAAAATTCAACCTTAGaagattttattgtattttttataaatcagaatcagaatcagaaccttttattgctaagtatattttcacatacaaggaaatTGTCATTTTTTACCCCCATTCTGTAGACTTTAACTCTGCAGCCGACCATCCTTTGTGATATTGTCTTGTTTCTATCCCGTCTCTTCTTTTGTGAAACACTCAGGTCCGTGTGAGAAGCGGCTGGAGGCCACTAAACATAACTGACTGCTCACTGCTTACCCCCAGAATATAGTCACTGGGACCAAAGGAAAACATCCACATGTTAAATGTTGGCAACGTGAACAATTAGTATTTAATGTTTGCActgtctttctttttattcaggaCTTCTCGAATGACGACACCAAGCTGGAGTACAATGTGGATGCAGACAACGGCATCGCAATGGAGGGTTATCTGTTCAAGAGGGCCAGCAACGCCTTTAAGACGTGGAATAGGTATGAAAGTCAAAACACTCCTCATGAATACatttactattacattttatGATATGGTTTTGTTTCATTATAGTGAACTAATTGGTTATTTAGGAGGCCGATCACTGTCATCAACATTTATAATAGCAATATTAAATTTGCTTtaactttttatattttagcaATTACGTAAAACATTTTTTCATGCCATTACCGACCATCATACCGCATTCACCTCCTTTCTTTTGAGGTTGACCCCTAAGGTCTTCTAATACCTTTCCACCCAACAAACATTAATACCACAGCTGGGATTGCTGTTCTTCTCTTATTTTATTTCCAAAGTGAATATTAATGCTGACTGAATCTGGCAGATTGTAGTGTTACTGTATTTAGATATTCAtcagtgctctctctctctctagactTTGCCATCGCTCTCCTCCACGCTAGAATTATGTCAAAACATGTTATTTTGGGATGACCACTAAcaactttgttgtttttctcaggCGTTGGTTCTCCATCCAGAACAATCAGCTCGTTTACCAGAAGAAATTTAAGGTTTGTCAAGAGACTCCTTGCACtgctttcattttctttttcttttttatacacCCTGAATAACGACAACCCATGTTATTGTCAGTGAAGTTCACATAGCCTGCTTGATttaaatattggcataataaaATTGAATTATTTTAGCACTTAATTTGTCTGTAAATctatttttaatattaaaagCGAGAAGTTTGAAAGAAGTCTGTGCATTTTGTGTTTTAACCAAAGCTGCTGTGCTGTCCCCACAGGACACCCCGACAGTGGTGGTAGAAGACCTGAGGCTATGTACCGTCAAACATTGTGAGGACATAGAGCGTCGGTTCTGTTTCGAAGTGGTCTCACCCACCAAGTAAGTTCAAGTCCCTATTGGTCTAATGAGTACTGGACTATTGTATTTAAGGTGGGGTAGCAGTGCACCCACCTTCTCCCAATTGCACACACCTACATGCACATTTAGCAGGCAGCCGGTGTGTGATGCTTGTTGTCCCAACAGGAGCTGTATGATGCAGGCAGACACAGAGAAGCTGCGACAGGCCTGGATCAAAGCCGTGCAGAACAGCATCGCCACCGCCTTCCGCGACaagggagatgaaggagaggtAAGAACCAAACACACTGAAACATATGGATGGTTGAAGGGATTCACGTATACTTTATTTAAGTAAAGGGATAAATAGCTCATGTATGAAAAGATTAATGAACCTGTGTTCGTGGATGTAAAACTAGTCTCCCATACTTTACATTCAGCTTCCCTTGTGTTTAATTTAGCGTAATGTCATGATATACCATGTTAATAGATATTTACCATCCATCTGGATGTCTGTGTATCCCCCTGTCTCCCATATGTCAGAAGCTTGAAAGGAAGTCGTCCACGTCGACAGGGAGTCTTGATTCTGGCGGGGAGCTAAAGGAGAGGCCAATCAAAGGAGAGAGTGCCCTGCAGAAGGTCCTGGCCATCCCAGGCAACACCTGCTGCTGCGACTGTGGCCAGCCAGACCCCCGTTGGGCCAGCATCAATCTGGGTATCACCCTCTGTATACAGTGCTCCGGTATCCACaggtaaagtaaaaaaatatatatatatatatgtatgttgtaATCTAATcattatatgttttttaatgttgagGTTATGAAGagctaaacaaatacaaatattataaaaagaaaaggaaaatcaaAAGGAAGATACAGAGTCATGACTTTCTCAAATAACCAACTTATCCATATACAGTAATGCTATGAAAAGTAAAGTGGTTTATTACAGAAAGAAGGAACTAATAGAAAACTAATATCAGcacattgtatttgtttatttatcacTTTGAGTTCATTTTGGTTCCATGATCACCGGAAATTCATTGCAGTCATTGTATGTTTTCTGTTCGATGCTTTGTATACACTGTTGGTGTTCAGGGATTTCTGAAATGTAAACTCACTGCTATGAACACCCAGCCTGCCTGGGATGTTGTGAcaaccttttattattttagtgtCCAGGGTCAAATATTTGATTATCACTTGGGCCAAATCTTTATAAACATAAAAGTGTCCAGGGATTCAGCCTTTCTTTCCACTACATCCTAAACAAACTATCGTCATTGTGAATTTCTCACCAAAGTGTTCAGAAATGTAAGGaattcaattatttaaaaaagaaatgtattaaaatatatatatatacatccttAAATCTCTGCCCTCAACAGTAGTTAAAGATTgttttatatgcatatatattacaaacaaaAGTGTAGAGCTGTCAAGAGTACTGCTTGTTTATCTGAGAATTACCTTCTCTACAGACTAGGGTTGTTTCTTTGGTTAATGCTGCTAAGTCCATAAACCTGCAGACCCCAGTTGCCACTTTATGGTTCAAACCAAATATACGCTCAAATGTGTTGAAATGGTGGTCATGACTTTCCAGCTTGTCTGTTTCTCAAGATGAAAGTTAACAAACAATGCCATTGTGCCTTTTTGTCATGCTTCTTTGTCCTGCAGGAGTCTGGGAGTGCATTTCTCTAAGGTCCGGTCTTTGACTCTGGATACATGGGAGCCAGAACTTCTAAAGGTGAGGGAGGAAAAACTGATGTACATAaacaaatatacacaaacatcCAGTTCAAACTGAAATCCTTACTTGTAATCAAGCGCCAATAAtaaattactttaaaataattgtaattGAACCTTCCACAGGTGATGTGTGAACTTGGAAACGGAGCGATCAATCAGATCTACGAGGCTCGGCGAGAGGAGCTGGGCTCCAGAAAACCACAACCAGGAGATCCAAGGTACAGAACTGGTGACAGCATGACATATTCAGTCAGCATCTTCTGACTGAAAACACACGATAGTTTATTAGAATAGAGTCCTTATCATCTTTATATGGACAAGACTTGACACATTGTGATAAAATATACCTGCGatctgttgttcatcttttGCATCAAACTGAACTTTGAGGTTTGAGAAGATAAACGAGTAGAACGTTTTAAACTCTCACCTTATTCACAAACCGAGCCCTTTGCTTCCCAACAGACATGAGGTAGAGGCCTACATCAAAGCCAAATACGTGGACCGGCGGTTTGTACGCCGGCCTACAGATGAGGAGCTTCGCAACAAAGTGGTTTCTCTGAGCAAACAGGAGAAGAGGCTGAGCAACAGCTCTGAGCATCTACCCCCAAGGCCGCCCCCACCCACCCCAAAACTCCGGACCGGTCGGTCAGGTCAGTGGAGAAATAAACTTACCTTCACACACTTATCGACCCAAAAGGTTTAGGACTGTAACCTTTCACTCATCGCTGAACTTAATGAACAAATTGACAACAAAACTCATTCAAAGTACTGATCCGGACCTGATTGGTTTCTGTCACAAATGATTATCACAATAAAAAATGTACTGAAGTTTAGCTGGATGGACCACTAGATCCAACAAGTATTGGATCGAGTATTTACCTGCAATGTTTAATAGAAAAAACTTGTTGGATCAGTAGTTTTTGTCTTCCCTTAATTCCAATGATCGGCTCCTTTGATGATGAGCAatgttattaaaaagaaaagatattgAGAAATCTTTATATGAGTAAAATACAATTTCAGAGATTATATGTTTCTGCTATACAGAACTTTTGGTGTCTTTTCAGAAACAAAATTGCGCTGCATCCAGATGGCAAAGTCAGTGTCATTTGTGATTGTATTGCCACTTTTTGTAATGATATCCTCTCTGTGATTTAAGCACTGTCGTGGAGAAGTGTCCACCCATCGGCATACTTTATGTTCTCTGTGAACAGCATATGCCTCCGCCCTCTTTGCCTCCCATTGCTTCTCGTAGTCAGTCTCCAGACGCCACTGTCGACCGAGCTGGTAGTCTAACTATCTGAACTGTTCCCCtgctttcccctctctcctcctctcatgtgATGTGCTTCTGAACTAACTCCTGCTCTCACTGCCTACCCTTTAACTCCCCACCCTGCCACTCAATTTACACCCTCCACCTTTCAATTTCCAAACTCCCATTATCCCTAACGTAGCTGTTGCCAGCGGCATGGAGGCCCGCCGCGACTCTCTCTTCTGTCCTGACGAGCTTGATTCACTCTTCTCCTACTTTGACAACTCTGCCAAGCTAAGGAGCAGTAAGTACTAAATGCTTCGTGTTTGGCTTGCTTCCCCATCCCCGCTGTCCATTTGTGTTCCCTGCTTTGGGTCTTTAAACTAACAACCCTTCATCCACTGCTCTGTTGCTCCTTCATCCAGACCTACTTAATGGACCATCACATCATTTTAAGAGCATTGCAGATAGAGTTTTTCCCAGGGCTGGGGAGTGTTTCGCTCACACATGGTTTTGGTCAGTGCCTGGTATTTGCATTTGTATCTGTCTCACCATATTTTTGCTATTTAGGGACCTGAAACATAAGGTGATGGTGGGAGTCTGTCCTCCAGTTCTCTTTCTTTTGATTTCAGCCGGGGACTGTGTGTTGCCTACACTTACTGTACAAAATATTAGGACCACCTGCTGTTTCTTGTAATCATACTGGTGTAAAATTAGCAGCTGTCAAAAGCCACCAGATGTTCAAAGTcaaactgaaaaacaaaacatatttatCAACATGTTTCTGAGGGGCTGCATTAAGGGGGTTGTGTGATGATCTGTAGACAATCAGCAGGAAggtgttctttttattttatacacTGAGTGAACGACACCTGTGTTGTGGTACAAGTCGTGATGCATACTCTTTGTTCTACAGTAAAAAGTGCAGACAGCGGCATCCAGAACAGCGCTGATGGGAGCCGGGAGATGCTGGCCACCACCCCCTCCAACAACAGCCTGACGGATGCAGGTAAGATACAAACACATAGACTCGCACACCTCCATCATCAATATCCTTGTCTTTTTGTCGTGTTTCACCATGTTGGAACAGTTGTTGGACAGTTAAGGACATTTTCTCCAGTAAATTAGAGCAGATTTGGTAAaccttatataatataatatttctcTCATCCTGAAAAAGTTTGGAATCCGTCCTCACAGCTTGAAAAGCTATCGGTGTTGTATTACAAGACATGGAAACATTAGCATTTAATCGacttattgttgtatttttcaCATCTCTTTTCTTCCCATGTTGCAGATGCCGCAGAGTCTCCCCCCATGCCAATGCCTTCAAcactgcctcctgcctctccgTGTAAGGAGATAGTTTTCTACGAGCCTAAGGAGTACAGCTCGGGCCTGCAGCTCTACTGGGCTGCATGCGCCCGCAGCCTGCCGGACATGGCGGAAGCCCTGGCCCACGGAGCCGAGGTCAACTGGGTCAACACTGAGGACGACAAGAAGATGCCGCTTATCATGGCGGTGCTGGGGGTGAGCAGCTAATTAAATTCCCAGTGGGAGAGAAGAACTGATCCTTAGATAATCATAGCACTTACAATTTAAGTGTGTGTTATCATTGGAAAGTAATATAACATGTCACACATGACTGTTGAACATCACATGATGGTTGAATGATTCCTTTCAGGGTTCGCTGGTCACCTGTGAGTTTCTGCTGCAAAACGCAGCTAATGTGAACCAGCAGGACGCCGTGGGCCGAGGACCCCTCCACCACGCCACCATGCTGGGACACACAGGGTTTGTCTTCACAGCTCAGCATCATGATGACTTCCCTAAACCGTTACTCTTTGAAGAGTCTGATGCAACCCAGATTATGTGTTGACTAAAATTAAATGCTCAAACTTCCTCTTTGTTTTAGGCAAGTGTGTTTATTCTTAAAAAGaggagccaatcagaatgcttcaGACATTGATGAGAAAACCCCCTTGACGATAGCAGTGGATGCAGCCAACGCAGACATCGTCACACTGTGAgtgttattcttcttttttgtattattattgttttatcttGCAAGAGTTGTCTGAGCTTCCAAACTGTTAAACCAACCAGCACAGCTATCATATCATCGACATGGAACCGCTGGAGTGCCTCAAGAAAAACTCGGACCTCAGATGGTGTTGCATGTAGAGTGTTGAAATAGCAATATTTCATATGGGATCATTTACTTTCACTATATAAACCCGTATGGATTAAAACAAACATACATTATCACATCTATGACACAACAGGCATCTTTTTTGTTGGCATGATTAACTGCCTGAATAACGAAAGTACAAGCGTCTTTTAAAACCTAACCCAGTTTAACTGTCTGCAATAACAACTTTGTCCACTAGGTGTCACTACGTAATCAGTTTCAGCTCTACATGATGGACATCTCTGACCTCTAAATGTAACACAGTGGCCTGTAAAATTGGTTGGGAAAAGAGCCCCGACAGTCGTGTGACATTTTAAGAGACTAatctgtcacttcctgtttcttaaCCTGCCCCCCAGGTTGCGATTGGCCAAGATGAACGAAGAGATGCGAGAGGCGGAGGGGCCCTTCAGCCAGTCAGGTCAATATAACACCAACAGCCCCACCGAGATGCAGTACAGGAAGTGCATGCAGGAGTTTATTAGCCTGCAGCTGGATGAAACTTAAAAACTGTCATCATACTGTCAAACCAGGCTCGTCAGAGGAAATGTAAAGCCCAGGTTTCAGAGTTGGGGTCAGTTGTCTGAACACTGCAAATGAACACACAGATAACCCAGTTCATGATTTTTGATTTTTATTAAGGGGTGGCCCCAGGGTGAAGGGAAATGTTATCCACTGATTAGAGAACTGAGCCCAACTCGGTCAGTTGTGCTCCCGTGTCCCTTCTGGACTGAGTGCACCCGTCCTCTGAACGTCCCAGCTGCACCTCGGTAGAACTCGGGGTGCTGCGCTGTGTTGATGTGACAGAGTTAAAGCCATCGTCTCTGGACAGAGCTTTGTTCCAAAGAATTATTAATGGCACAAAATCCCCAAATACAGTGTCACTTTTTACTAAATAGTCTGAACTTCCtccattttacattttaattaaacgaCCGTTGCTGATTCCCTCTATTTAATAGGCAGTCAGTGATTTATAGCAGctaatgatataaatatatatattgggctggaatactttcattttttaattagtgttgtgtctctttgcaaaaaaaaaagctgacCAATGCCTGCCAAAAGTATCCAGTGACCTCAAAGTGACCAGTTTTCACCATTTGGCAATAATCGTGACTTTTGAATGACTTTTTTGTATCGGATCAGTCTAGAGAgacgtagtgtgtgtgtgtgtgtgtgtgtgtgtgtctataaataGCTaagtttaattttaaaatgaCCTGTCAGAAGTAATTTATGCACATTCCTAAATGGTTATGCAACGACTGTACCTTGTCCTGTATTGTATGGTTTCCCATTTGAAGTCTTAACCCTTTTCCAGACCCGTTTACCTGTTTGACTTGTTTGATGCCCAAACATAATGCATCTTGCTGTTGTGACATACATGgtcagaaaaaaaagtatattttagaactgttttctttttatatacattatttgaGGAAccgtataatatgtatatttactgTACATGTTGTAGATGATGTGCACACGTACATTTCGTCATAGTAGGACAGAATAAGCAAGGTTGAGATTGACTCTGGCTGAACAGGGCTCTGTGTTCCCATCCTGACTGCTCTGATTGAAAGCTATTTACTTCTTGTTATGACAGTATTGTGTCCGGGTCAGTGGTCAGTTGTGTGCTCGGTTATTGACCGTCATCACAGGAAATCCAGAATTGTAAGATGATAAAGGCCTTTTAATGCTATTGCATTGATTGTATCGAATGTGTGTGGGTTTTTACTCAAATATAGACAAACCATCTGAGGATGGTTCATCGTCAAGCAATAAGTGCAATAGTGTAGAAAACCGTCCACATGTAACATGCATATAGTATTATAAGGGAGCTTTACAAAAAAGAGGCTGAACAGATACGATCGGGACATTCAAATGTTTGATCCCACTTCACCAAATCACTTTGATTGGTAATTTCTGTTAATTGATATCGGTATTGATGACGGGACAGTGTGTGATGTTTAGGTAGTTAGAGTAGACGTCACTGAGTCCAGTACTTCAGACTAGATGCTGAGGGGGTTCTTCACAGCTCTTAGATTGTCGGCTCAAGGCActcgtgcatgtatgtgtgttgacCACCGGAGGGCGACGCTCAGACGTGTGGTCGATTTGTCTGGGAAGAGTAAAGCATCTTATATTGAGGGCTAGGTGTGCTGCTTTAGGACTGTAATCAGCCTGAATGCTGCTGTGGAATAATAAGTGGAATAATACTCCGTGGTCATTTTTTGCTTTAGACCTGAAGTCTCTTTTTAGCGTGTACCATACTTGTTGATAGGGAGTGGTACAGAAACTATTGCTGGAAGCCGTTCTTCAGAGTCGAGTCTGAAGGACGGGCTTCCAGCCGCTGAGTGATCCTCGCGTTGCTTTGCTTTGCAAGAGGAGTCGTCTTGTTGCCGTCCGCTTTGATACTCGAGGGCTTCTTCATCAGCGCCTCCAATCAGTTGACGAATGATGGGATTGATGAAGGATATTCAGGGCGAATGAACGAGGAGGAGAATTACCTCATCAACCCACCCTGCGTCTTCATTAGAATAACAGTTCCCTCAACTCAAGTGTTTCTACCTGATTGAGTGTGTGGAAGAAGTGCAGAGTGGTGGTTCTCAGCCTGCAGGTTGCTCGGAttatgggggggagggggagcattTGAACATTAATTTAGGAAACCCCCAGgggaagtgtatatatatatatatattttaaacaaaataacaattattttaaaatgtgtatcttCAATTATCAATATTTGTCTTCGGGAGTTGTTTAAAAGcttgaaaaagtaaaaatgtccACTTGAAACCAGATTGAGAAGCGCTGAGGAGGCTCTCTCACTTCTACAACACACTCTTCTTTACTGCTCTCGTccactttgtttctttctgtAAATTCACTCTCGGTTCTGTattttgctccccccccccacacacacacacaatctcctcCCCAGAGTTTTGTGCCTCTCTCCTGTTCTCATATTTTCTTTGGGGTGCTGAGGCCAACACGACTGTATTTCTGTACATAAACTCCTGCACTTTAAACACAATACAGTTGTTAAACAATGGATCTCTGTGAGCTTGTCTTTTCTTCCCGAGTCGATCTTCAGTTGCTAATTGAAAAAGCTCTCTCGCTGTTTTTCCTCCAACATTTTGCCCGTTCTGTTCTGTCCCATCTTTTCGCCGTCTGCATCCTTCTGTTTCATATTTCCGAGCTGCACCGACACGCTTGACAGGTATGGccgactttttctttttcattcttcTCCCTGATGATACTGTCCCTGTTCCTTCTTGAGTCTCGGGAACATGTTGACACGTCGGGAAAATGGCGTCACCAAAACCGATACAATAATAATCCTAAAGTAGTGAGACAAAAGGGAACTAAGTGTGAGTAAAATGTAAAAGGTGCCCCGGCTCACCGACTGTCCTCAACCTGCCACCACAAACATGAACACGGTACCAACAACAGTGTTACGGCTCGAGCAGAACCGAAGAGAGGAAACTCCTCAGGCTTCCTCCTTTTATTCTGGGCCCCGCTCTTCTGATTGGCCAGTTCTAAGACGTGGTAACCCACGAGCAGCGTGACTGGTCTGCACAGGTGGAGCCGGTCTCCTGGTtgacgagggagagagacaggaagcacatcACCGGGTGGTCACCCTGCATGAGCCCTCTTGACCCTCTTGACCTGATGAGGCATTAGTAGTTGATGACACCAGAGATATTTTACTGAACTTATTTGCggtgaggagggagacgagTTTGATGTGGCGCTGACGGGATCGTGCACTTTGTGTTGAAGACATTCAAATAGCTCCATTTCCTTCTTTTCAATCTCAGGTTTTTCTGACAAGTTACAACTTTATTAGAAAATCCGACCCATATGTGATATCAAACGATATATTTTGTCTTCTGAAAACATTCCTTCCACTGCTCTGATGCATAGTTACTGTTCGGGGATCATGCAGCTCTGTTAGCTGtctcctttttaaaatgaagtcatcatgtgtcattTGAACATATTCTACAGGTGTAGAGGGAATTTATAGAAGATAATTGTGTGTCACACATGTTGGGAACATTTGCTCTGTccgacttttatttatttggcttATTCATTGATATTTTGGGTCCGTGTTTCTCTTGCAGGAGATGAAACCTACCAAGACATTTTCCAGGATTTCACCCACATGGCCTCCAATGACCCGGACAAGCTGAACCGCTACCAGCAGTATGACCCCCAGCAGCCCTGAGGCAACAGAACCGCCGGCCATGAGCACTCGATACGACTGCTCCACCCAGGAGAGACCGAACCTCGTCTGGAGAGACATCATTGGGACATTCACGCTGGTCGATGCTGCCGTGGCGGGACTTGTGTCACCGTAATGTGCTCAAACctcgctttctttttttttgctcccagTAGgacctattattattattattattattattattatgagtgaATGGTAGTGTTTGAAAGGCTTTGCAAAGtcctaaaaaaaaatcacaatttaaCTAAATCCGTCGGTTATTTTAATCTTTTATGTCACACTTCTTGAAAGAAGAAATTCAAAGACAAttcattttttatcttttaaaaaCTTTCCAAAATTTTTTAACTGTGCTGCATCAGagttttaaagaataaaatgcATGACAGACTGTTTGATACTTCATTTTTCAACA
This window harbors:
- the LOC130193532 gene encoding arf-GAP with coiled-coil, ANK repeat and PH domain-containing protein 2-like isoform X1 produces the protein MKITVDFEECLKDSPRFRATIEEVEGDVCELESKLDKLVKLCIGMIDAGKAYNAANKQFVNGIRELAQQSTKDEVIESSLTKFAESLQEMINYHTILFDQAQRSIKTQLQTFVKDDIRKFKEAKKHFDKVSEEKEGALIKNAQAPRNKQHEVEEATNILTATRKCFRHIVLDYVLQINVLQSKRRSEILKSMLSFMYAHLTFFHQGYDLFSELQPLMKQLGGQLDQLVVDAAKEKRDMEQKHSTIQQKAALQEVTELESDCRNFSAWRSNSDFSNDDTKLEYNVDADNGIAMEGYLFKRASNAFKTWNRRWFSIQNNQLVYQKKFKDTPTVVVEDLRLCTVKHCEDIERRFCFEVVSPTKSCMMQADTEKLRQAWIKAVQNSIATAFRDKGDEGEKLERKSSTSTGSLDSGGELKERPIKGESALQKVLAIPGNTCCCDCGQPDPRWASINLGITLCIQCSGIHRSLGVHFSKVRSLTLDTWEPELLKVMCELGNGAINQIYEARREELGSRKPQPGDPRHEVEAYIKAKYVDRRFVRRPTDEELRNKVVSLSKQEKRLSNSSEHLPPRPPPPTPKLRTGRSAVASGMEARRDSLFCPDELDSLFSYFDNSAKLRSIKSADSGIQNSADGSREMLATTPSNNSLTDADAAESPPMPMPSTLPPASPCKEIVFYEPKEYSSGLQLYWAACARSLPDMAEALAHGAEVNWVNTEDDKKMPLIMAVLGGSLVTCEFLLQNAANVNQQDAVGRGPLHHATMLGHTGQVCLFLKRGANQNASDIDEKTPLTIAVDAANADIVTLLRLAKMNEEMREAEGPFSQSGDETYQDIFQDFTHMASNDPDKLNRYQQYDPQQP
- the LOC130193532 gene encoding arf-GAP with coiled-coil, ANK repeat and PH domain-containing protein 2-like isoform X2; the protein is MKITVDFEECLKDSPRFRATIEEVEGDVCELESKLDKLVKLCIGMIDAGKAYNAANKQFVNGIRELAQQSTKDEVIESSLTKFAESLQEMINYHTILFDQAQRSIKTQLQTFVKDDIRKFKEAKKHFDKVSEEKEGALIKNAQAPRNKQHEVEEATNILTATRKCFRHIVLDYVLQINVLQSKRRSEILKSMLSFMYAHLTFFHQGYDLFSELQPLMKQLGGQLDQLVVDAAKEKRDMEQKHSTIQQKAALQDFSNDDTKLEYNVDADNGIAMEGYLFKRASNAFKTWNRRWFSIQNNQLVYQKKFKDTPTVVVEDLRLCTVKHCEDIERRFCFEVVSPTKSCMMQADTEKLRQAWIKAVQNSIATAFRDKGDEGEKLERKSSTSTGSLDSGGELKERPIKGESALQKVLAIPGNTCCCDCGQPDPRWASINLGITLCIQCSGIHRSLGVHFSKVRSLTLDTWEPELLKVMCELGNGAINQIYEARREELGSRKPQPGDPRHEVEAYIKAKYVDRRFVRRPTDEELRNKVVSLSKQEKRLSNSSEHLPPRPPPPTPKLRTGRSAVASGMEARRDSLFCPDELDSLFSYFDNSAKLRSIKSADSGIQNSADGSREMLATTPSNNSLTDADAAESPPMPMPSTLPPASPCKEIVFYEPKEYSSGLQLYWAACARSLPDMAEALAHGAEVNWVNTEDDKKMPLIMAVLGGSLVTCEFLLQNAANVNQQDAVGRGPLHHATMLGHTGQVCLFLKRGANQNASDIDEKTPLTIAVDAANADIVTLLRLAKMNEEMREAEGPFSQSGDETYQDIFQDFTHMASNDPDKLNRYQQYDPQQP
- the LOC130193532 gene encoding arf-GAP with coiled-coil, ANK repeat and PH domain-containing protein 2-like isoform X5 is translated as MKITVDFEECLKDSPRFRATIEEVEGDVCELESKLDKLVKLCIGMIDAGKAYNAANKQFVNGIRELAQQSTKDEVIESSLTKFAESLQEMINYHTILFDQAQRSIKTQLQTFVKDDIRKFKEAKKHFDKVSEEKEGALIKNAQAPRNKQHEVEEATNILTATRKCFRHIVLDYVLQINVLQSKRRSEILKSMLSFMYAHLTFFHQGYDLFSELQPLMKQLGGQLDQLVVDAAKEKRDMEQKHSTIQQKAALQDFSNDDTKLEYNVDADNGIAMEGYLFKRASNAFKTWNRRWFSIQNNQLVYQKKFKDTPTVVVEDLRLCTVKHCEDIERRFCFEVVSPTKSCMMQADTEKLRQAWIKAVQNSIATAFRDKGDEGEKLERKSSTSTGSLDSGGELKERPIKGESALQKVLAIPGNTCCCDCGQPDPRWASINLGITLCIQCSGIHRSLGVHFSKVRSLTLDTWEPELLKVMCELGNGAINQIYEARREELGSRKPQPGDPRHEVEAYIKAKYVDRRFVRRPTDEELRNKVVSLSKQEKRLSNSSEHLPPRPPPPTPKLRTGRSVKSADSGIQNSADGSREMLATTPSNNSLTDADAAESPPMPMPSTLPPASPCKEIVFYEPKEYSSGLQLYWAACARSLPDMAEALAHGAEVNWVNTEDDKKMPLIMAVLGGSLVTCEFLLQNAANVNQQDAVGRGPLHHATMLGHTGQVCLFLKRGANQNASDIDEKTPLTIAVDAANADIVTLLRLAKMNEEMREAEGPFSQSGDETYQDIFQDFTHMASNDPDKLNRYQQYDPQQP